In Plutella xylostella chromosome 4, ilPluXylo3.1, whole genome shotgun sequence, a genomic segment contains:
- the LOC119693083 gene encoding uncharacterized protein LOC119693083, with protein sequence MSVGKIGEFNVSVGNWTLYVERLEMFYKVNEVKDEMWLPTLIAVIGDEAYELLSNLVSPKKPATMTYNEVVSIFQNHLQPKPSEMAERYRFRQRRQQLEETVAQYMTELKKLSKYCEFGANLEDNLRDQFVCGLRSDVIRQRLFAEEKLTYTTAIKLSISLEAAERDAAAVEHVEQRSDGGGGGRAAAGAPVLSLAPAGARASHGRGRTAPTSGSATGQRPGTQAPCTACGANTHSWARCRFKNFICSKCKQRGHLRRQCPNPGAGPYRRDGRGIHHVDTRLDQAAPPRDEESEDSLSELEEDLHQLSLNGYRPV encoded by the exons ATGTCCGTGGGAAAAATCGGCGAGTTTAATGTATCAGTGGGAAATTGGACCTTATACGTAGAACGCCTAGAAATGTTTTACAAAGTAAATGAGGTTAAAGACGAAATGTGGTTACCTACATTAATTGCAGTCATCGGGGACGAAGCTTACGAATTACTCAGCAATTTGGTGAGCCCTAAGAAGCCGGCAACAATGACCTATAATGAGGTAGTTAGCATCTTTCAAAACCACCTGCAACCGAAACCCTCAGAGATGGCCGAACGCTATCGGTTCCGACAGCGGAGACAGCAATTAGAAGAAACGGTAGCCCAGTATATGACGGAGTTGaaaaaactgtcaaaataTTGTGAGTTTGGTGCGAATTTAGAAGATAACCTCCGTGACCAATTCGTGTGCGGTTTACGGAGTGACGTTATTAGGCAGAGACTGTTCGCGGAGGAAAAACTGACCTACACAACGGCTATCAAATTGTCAATCAGCCTGGAGGCGGCGGAACGGGATGCGGCGGCAGTGGAGCACGTGGAGCAGCGtagcgacggcggcggcggcggcagggcggcggcgggggcgcccGTGCTGTCCCTAGCCCCCGCGGGGGCGCGCGCCTCACACGGTCGCGGGCGCACCGCGCCGACCTCGGGATCGGCTACTGGACAACGGCCGGGAACACAGGCGCCATGCACAGCATGCGGGGCGAATACACACAGCTGGGCTCGCTGCAGAttcaagaattttatctgcAGCAAATGTAAACAGCGGGGACATCTTCGCCGGCAGTGTCCCAACCCAGGGGCAGGCCCGTATCGCCGCGATGGCAGGGGCATCCACCACGTGGACACGCGCCTAGACCAGGCGGCACCGCCGCGGGACGAGGAGTCGGAGGACAGCTTGTCCGAGCTGGAGGAGGACCTTCACCAACTTAGCTTGAACGGCTACAGACCG GTATAA